The Carassius auratus strain Wakin unplaced genomic scaffold, ASM336829v1 scaf_tig00216177, whole genome shotgun sequence genome has a segment encoding these proteins:
- the LOC113097298 gene encoding uncharacterized protein LOC113097298 encodes MEEGRKTMFSRNRCNGQDGTGVPQYPRPKKKTSAPKRRQPNPKVALVLRGKIHRFLQGSADHSVQPSGLYCAGIEEEDEEGEEDVEKLQSYYRRGLASAEVCCSPQVPNGHGLGVVSGAACVGEVELNREGGIRIPCTLQHNSNSTVAQNQMTQDVNGTTLLSGRGLDGEPERQTETLLCRLNMAMLDEVVEGNNEDYKEEESSAIVEHILKELRGINKIQEEISDLREYLSSVHGSVEEVSSCVDAVLMEIECMRSGNKSGVNTWPGAMSGTEGHSLHTHKSDNTVSIGCYTVESSNSCGDILSEYQVVDGKHKEAPRQSAFTSVETSNHNEHHPFIQEASNQRSDVSQGARRRKLSFGYLERQDGQDCPSTSSLSSGQSSKSESDPEKPNFGHGKAGGESQTWNPVALKHSGSGDICWSEDDSCSRQGSFEEVECCMGEVSSWDPSRAVSTCKMGTSDQISIRRLEAV; translated from the exons ACCGCTGCAATGGACAGGATGGCACAGGTGTCCCTCAATATCCCCGACCCAAAAAGAAAACTTCAGCGCCAAAGAGAAGGCAGCCTAATCCCAAAGTTGCTCTGGTGTTGCGTGGGAAAATTCATCGTTTCTTGCAGGGATCTGCAGATCATTCTGTCCAGCCTTCAGGTCTTTACTGTGCTGGAATTGAAGAAGAGGATGAAGAGGGGGAAGAGGATGTTGAAAAGCTGCAGAGCTACTACAGGAGAGGATTAGCTTCAGCAGAGGTCTGCTGCTCACCTCAGGTGCCAAATGGACATGGGCTGGGAGTGGTTTCTGGGGCAGCTTGTGTTGGGGAAGTGGAGCTAAATCGAGAAGGAGGCATCAGAATTCCTTGCACTTTGCAGCACAACAGTAATTCTACAGTAGCTCAAAACCAAATGACCCAAGATGTAAATGGGACTACGCTTTTGTCTGGTAGAGGACTTGATGGTGAGCCTGAAAGACAGACGGAGACTTTGCTGTGCAGGTTAAATATGGCGATGCTGGATGAAGTTGTGGAGGGGAATAATGAAGACTATAAAGAGGAAGAATCAAGTGCTATCGTTGAGCACATTCTGAAGGAATTGAGAGGGATCAATAAAATTCAAGAGGAGATTTCAGACTTGAGGGAGTACCTGTCATCTGTTCATGGCTCTGTCGAGGAGGTCTCTAGCTGTGTAGATGCTGTCCTAATGGAGATCGAATGCATGCGTTCTGGAAACAAATCTGGTGTCAATACTTGGCCAGGAGCAATGAGTGGCACTGAGGGTCACTCCCTCCATACACACAAATCAGATAACACTGTTAGTATAGGCTGCTACACTGTTGAATCCTCAAATAGCTGTGGTGATATACTCTCAGAATATCAAGTCGTAGATGGGAAGCACAAAGAGGCACCAAGGCAGTCAGCTTTCACTAGTGTTGAGACTTCAAACCACAATGAACATCATCCTTTTATACAAGAAGCATCTAATCAAAGGTCTGATGTATCTCAAGGTGCAAGGAGAAGGAAGCTTAGCTTCGGTTACCTTGAGCGCCAGGATGGACAGGACTGTCCGAGCACCAGTTCTCTGTCTTCGGGTCAGAGTTCCAAGTCTGAATCTGATCCAGAAAAACCCAACTTTGGACATGGCAAAGCAGGGGGTGAAAGTCAGACCTGGAACCCAGTGGCTTTAAAACATAGTGGGAGCGGAGATATCTGTTGGAGCGAAGATGATTCTTGCTCCAGACAAGGCAGTTTTGAAGAGGTAGAGTGCTGCATGGGTGAAGTGAGCAGCTGGGACCCATCAAGAGCTGTAAGTACTTGTAAGATGGGCACCTCGGATCAAATTTCCATA AGGAGATTGGAAGCTGTATGA